In Pseudonocardia sp. DSM 110487, the sequence CGGGCGCTGGCCGGCACGGGGCAGCTCAACGTGTTCGCGGTGAAGGGCGCCGAGCTGCTCGACAAGTACGTCGGCGAGTCCGAGCGCGCGGTCCGTGAGCTCTTCCGCAAGGCCGCGGACGCCGCGCCGGCGCTCGTCTTCCTCGACGAGGTGGACGCGCTGGCGCCGCGACGCGGGCAGTCGTCCGACTCCGGCGTGGCCGACCGCGTGGTCGCGGCCCTGCTCACCGAGCTCGACGGTGCCGAGCCGCGCCGCGACGTGATCGTCGTCGGCGCCACCAACCGGCCCGAGCTGATCGACCCCGCCCTGCTGCGGCCCGGACGGCTGGAGCGGCTCGTGTACGTGCCGCCGCCGGACGCCGCCGCGCGCGCCGAGATCCTGCGGGCGGCGGGCCGTCACATTCCGCTGGCCCCGGACGTCGACCTCGACGCCCTTGGCACCGAGCTGGAGGGCTACTCGGCCGCCGACTGCGCCGCCGTGCTGCGCGAGGCCGCGCTCACGGCGATGCGGGAGTCCCTCGAAGCCGCAGAGGTGACCGCCGCGCACATCGCGGCGGCACGTGCCGCGGTGCCGCCGTCACTCGACCCGCTGCAGCTCGCACAGCTGCAGGCCTACGCGGACCGCCGCCCCTCCTGATGTCAGGTGGTACCGGACCTACGGGCTAGCGGCGGCCGTAGTCGTTCGTGACGATCACGATGATGCCCGGTGTGGCGTGCTGCAGGCCCTCGAAACGGGAGTTCACCCGCATCCCGAACTGCTCGGCGAGCGCCTTCGCGGGCGCCTCCTCGTTGGTGCCCGGCCGGTAGTACACCGTGGTGGTGGGGATGACCCCCTGCGGGTAGTTGCCGATCTCGTCGATCGGCCAGCCCGCGTTGCGGAAGTCCTCGGCTGCCCGGGTGGCGAGGCCGCTGATCGTGCTGTTGTTGTAGACCCGCAGCGGGAGCCTCGTGGCGCTCGTGCCGCCGCCGCTGCGTCCCGCCGTCGTGCCGCCGGTGCGGGCGTCGCCGCCGCCACCACCGCTCGGTGCCGGGGCAGGAGCCGCCATGGGCTCGCCACCGCCGCCGGAAGGCGCTGGAGCCGGGGCCTGCTGCGGCGCCGGGGCACCCGGGTCCTGCTGGGGCGCCGGAGCCGCGCCAGGAGCGGGTGCCGGAGCGGGCGCGCCGGGGGCATCGGGTGCCGGGGCGGCGCCGGGATCAGGGGCGGCTTGCGGGGCGGGAGCCCCTGGAGGCACCTCGGCTCCGGGTGCAGCAGGCGCGGGTGCAGGCGCGCCGGGCGGAACCGCACCCGGTGCGGGTTCACCGGGCGGCGGCATTGCGCCCGGTGCGGGCTCCCCTGGCGGCGGAACCGCCCCCGGTGCGGGCTCGCCCGGCGCGGGCTCTGTGAACGACGGGATCGGAACCCCGGCAGCGTCCGTCGGCACCGGTTCCGCAGGCGGTGGCGCGGTGACGGGCGCCTCGGTGACGTTCGACGCGTCGGCCGACGGCGCCACGGTGGTGGCCGGGCCGCCGTTCGTGGCCATGCTCGCCAGGCCGATGACCGCGGCGACGACCGCGACGCCGATCAGCCCGAGTCCACCGAGCCGCAACGGCGACGGACCGCCACCAGCACCTGGCGTGGTCACGACCGGACCTCGACTGCGGTCGCGGGCTCGATCACGCTGGCCTCCGTGTGTGGGGTTCCGGTCAGTGAGGAGTCGCCGGGGCGACCCGATGGTCGATCATGCTGCCGTCACCACGGCTCGATTCCCAGGCGGCGCGCCGCACGGGTACGTTGCCGGCTGGCGCGCAGCCTGCGGAGCCGCTTGACGAGCAGCGGGTCGACCGCGAGGGCTTCCGGCTTGTCGACGAGTGCGTTGAGCACCTGGTAGTAGCGAGTGGCGGACATGTCGAAGAGCTCGCGGATCGCCTGCTCCTTGGCACCCGCGTACTTCCACCATTGCCCCTCGAAGGCGAGGATCTCGCGCTCCCTGCGGTCCAGTGCGCCTGCCGCGCCGCCGGCGGGAACACGCCCGCTGGGTTGGGTGGCCGACTCCATCACGCTCCTCGGGGGCCTCGCTCAGGGTGAATGACACGCCTGTCATTCGCGTCGGCCATTGAACCACGGGAACCGGACAGGAACCGGGGAGGCACGCGCTGCCCGATCGGGAAACCGCGGGACCACGTAGGGTCGCGACGTGTCCGTCCGTCCCATCCGCATCATCGGCGACCCCGTCCTGCACCGACCAACCCGCCCTGTCGACACCTTCGACGACGCGCTGAAGACGCTGGTCGAGGACATGTTCGACACCATGGCCGCCGCGGAGGGGGTCGGGCTCGCGGCGAACCAGATCGGGGTCGACCTGCGTCTGTTCGTCTACGACTGCCCGGACGAGGAGACGCGGACGCGGGTGCGTGGTGTCGTCGTCAACCCGGTGCTCGAGACGTCCGAACGGCCTGAGGTCATGCCGGACCCGGACGACGACGAGGAGGGCTGCCTCTCGGTGCCGGCCGAGCAGTTCCCCACCGGCCGCGCCGACTGGGCACGCGTCACGGGGGTGGACGCCGACGGCAAGCCGGTGGAGGTGGAGGGCCGCGGGTTCCTCGCGCGCTGCCTGCAGCACGAGACCGACCACCTCGACGGTCTTCTCTACATCGACCGTCTCGTCGGCCGCCACCAGCGCGCCGCGAAGAAGATGCTCAAGCGCAACGGCTGGGGGGTGCCCGGGCTCTACTGGGACCCGGCAACGCAGGACGCCGAGGACGTCTGAGAAGTACGCTCCGGGCACATGCGGATCTACGCGGAGCGCCCGGGCCGGGCAGGCCTCCAGCTGCTGGCCGACCTGCTGGCCGCGGGGTGGATCTGGCTGACGATCGTGACCGCGCGCGCGGTCCACGACTTCGTGCTCGGTATGCAGCAGCCGGCCCGGACCCTCGCCGGAGCGGGCGAGTCGATCCGCGGGGCGTTCGACAACGCGGCGCGCACCGCGGCGAACGTGCCGTTCGTCGGCGACGACCTCGCGCGAGCGCTCGGCGCAGGGACCGGTGCGGGCGACTCGCTCGTCGACGCCGGACGCGAGCAGATGGAGTCGATCGCACGCGTCGCGTACGGGACCACTGTCGCGACGGTGCTGCTCGGCGCGATGCCGCTGCTGCTGATGTGGCTGCCGCTGCGGGTGCGCTACGCGCGGCTGGCCCGCTCCGCCGTCACCGCCCGCGCCGTCGACTCCGACCTGCTCGCCCTGCGCGCCATCACCCGCCGTCCGGTCCGCGCTCTCCTGCGGATCGCACCCGACCCGGCGGCGTCATGGCGGCGCGACGAGCGGGCGGTGGTGCACCAGCTCGCAGCTCTGGAGCTGCGCAGCCTCGGCCTCCGAGCTCCCCGCACGCCGCCCGACTAGGGCGCCGCCGGTAGCCGGGTCAGCACGACCACGGGGATCTCGCGCGGCGTCAGCGCCTCGTAGCGGTGGTAGATCGGTGCGAGCGTGGTCATCGCTCTCCAGAGCCGCTGACGTTCCGCGCCGGTCACCGTGTCGGCCCGAGCGAGGAACTTCTCCGCCCGCACCTGCACGTGCACCTCGGGGTGGGCCTCCACGTTGAGGTACCACTGCGGGTGGCGGGCGCTCACGGCAGATCCGGACGCCACCAGGACGTAGCGGTCTGCGTCCCTCCCGAAGAACAACGCGGTTCGCCGTGTCGCGCCCGAGCGGCGGCCGATCGTGGTCAGGACGAGGTTGGGGACGCCGCCTTCGAGGTAGCCGTCGCGTCCCTCCGTGGCGAGATACCGCTCGACGTGTTCTGCGACCGAGCGGTCGGGGCTGTCGGTCACCCGGCCGTGGTCGTCCCATGGGTACGTCGTCATCTCGTCAGCCCTGCTCAGGTGCGGTGATGCCCTGGCCCCAGCCGCCGTCGACGGGGAGCTCGGCCGCGGTCGTGAACGTCGCGTCGAAGGCGAGGAACAGCGCCGCCCGCGCGACCTCCTCGATGGTGCCCGTGCGCTGCAGCGGCGTCAGCACGCTGCCCTGCTCCTCGAACGCGACCCGCTCTGCGTCGGTCATGCCGGCGACGCCCATGGTCGGGGTCTTGATGAAGCCGGGTGCCACGGAGTTCACGCGGATCCGCCGCGGCAGGAACTCGGCCGCGAACACCTTCGCGAAGGCCCGCACGGCGTCCTTCGACCCCGAGTAGACGCTCATCCCCGGGAAGACCTTGCCGTTCGCGACGGTCGTGAAGACGAACGCCCCGCCGTCGCGCACCAGCGGTGCGAGGCGCTGCACCGTGAAGAACACGCCCCTCGTGTTCACCGCGAACTGCCGGTCGAACGCCGCGGGGGTCACGTCCTCGAGCGGCTCGTCGACCTCCGCGAGCCCGTGATTGACGAACACCGCGTCGACCTGGCCCAGCGTCTCGCCGACCAGCAGGCCGAGTGCGTCGATGGCTGCCGGGTCCGCCGCATCGGCGCGGACGACGTGCGCCGCCCGCCCCGCGAGCGCGATCCTCGCCTCCTCGAGGGTCTTCTCGCTGCGGCCGGTCAGCACGACCTCCGCGCCGCCGTCGAGGAGCGCCGTGACGATCCCCAGTCCCATGCCGTGCGTCCCGCCCGTGACGACGGCCTTCTTGCCCGTGTATCCGTTCATGCCCACGACGGTGCGCGCACAGCGTTCGGATCCGGTCCAGATCGGGTACGGATCCGGTCGATACCGTGGATGTCGTGCGTTTCGGTGTGCTCGGTCCCCTCGCGGTGTGGACGGTGGGCGGGGATCCGGTGCGCATCGTCGAGACCAAGGTGCGTGCGCTGCTCGCCCACCTGCTGCTCGACCCCGGGCGGCCCGTTTCGGCCGACGCGTTGATCGAGCACCTCTGGGGCGGGTCCCCACCCGCCGATCCGGCGGCCGCGCTGCGCACGCGGGTCTCCCAGCTGCGCCGGGCACTCGGCAAGGAACTGGTCGGGTACAGCCCCGCCGGCTACCTGCTGCGCGTCGATGGGGATGCCGTCGACGCAGGGAGGTTCGAGGCGCTGGTCGGCAAGGCGCGCGCCGCCGACGACCCCGGGGCGCGCGCCGACCTGCTGACCGAGGCCCTCGCGCTCTGGCGCGGACCGGCCTTCGCCGACGTCGCTGACGAGCCGTTCGCGCGCGCCGCCGTCGTCCGGTTGGAGGAGCAGCGGCTCGCGGCCGTCGAGGAGCAGGCCGAGGCGCGGCTCGAACTCGGGGAGCACGACGCACTGGCCGCCGAGCTCGCCGGCGTGGTGGCCCGCCACCCGCTGCGGGAACGGCTGCGCGCCGTGCACCTGCTGGCGCTGTACCGGGCGGGCCGGCAGGGGGATGCCCTCACCGACTACGACGAGCTGCGCACGCGGCTCGCCGACGAGCTAGGCGCGAGCCCCGGCCCCGAGCTCGCCGCCCTGCACCAGGCGATCCTGCGACAGGACCCGGTGCTGGAGGCCGCCGCACCCGTCGCCCCCTCGCGCGTACCCGTCCCGTTCACCCAGCTGATCGGCAGGGAGGACGCGGTCGGCGAGGTCCGTGCGCTGCTCGCCGGCGGCAGGCTCGTCACGCTGGTCGGGCCGGGCGGGGTCGGCAAGACCCGCCTCGCCCTCGAGGCCGCGCACCCGCCCGATGTGGTCCACGTCGTCGAGCTGGCTGCGCTGCCGCCCGGCGAGGATGCGGCGTGCACGCTCGCGGAGGTCGTCGCGACAGCGCTGGGCATACGGGACGACGGCGCCGGCGCGGGCTCGCCGGTCACCCGGCTCGCCGACGCGCTGAGCCATCGGCGGATGCTGCTGGTGCTGGACAACTGCGAGCACGTCGCCGCGCCGCTCGCCGGGCTGGTCGACGAGCTGCTGCGCGCCGCACCCGGCCTGCGGGTGCTCGCCACGAGCCGGGAGCCGCTCGGGCTGGCAGGCGAGCGGCTGTACCTGGTCCCGCCCCTCGACGTGCCCGAGGACGGGGGCGACGAGCGTCCGGAGTCGCTGCTCGCGTTCAGCGCAGTCCGCCTGTTCGTCGCACGGGCCGCGGCGGCCGCGCCCGGGTTCGTGCTCGACGAGCACACCGCCGGAGCGGTCACCGCGATCTGCCGACGCCTCGACGGACTCCCGCTGGCCCTCGAGCTCGCCGCCACCCGCGTCCGCGGGCTCGGTGTGCACGAACTGGCCCGGCGTCTCGATCAGCGTTTCCAGCTGCTCGCCGCCGGCAGGCGCGGCGGTCCGAGCCGCCAGCAGTCCCTCCGCGCCGTGATCGACTGGAGTTGGGAGCTGCTCACCACCGACGAGCGCGTGGTGCTGCGCAGGCTCGCCGTCCACGTCGACGGGTGCACGCTCGCGGCGGCCGAAGCGGTGAGCGCCGACGAGGTCGTGCCCGCAGGCTCCGTGGTGGGCGTACTGGTGCGCCTCGTCGACCGGTCGCTCGTCTCGGTCGTCGAAGGACCCGACGGCCCTCGTTACCGGCTGCTGGAATCGGTCGGCGCCTACTGCGTCGAGCGGCTGCGGGAGGCCGGGGAAGCCGAGCACGTGCGCGAGCGGCACCGGCGCCACTACACAGCGCTCGCCGAACGCATCGCCCCGCAGCTGCGCGGCGCGGGCCAAGGGCAGGGGTTGCGGCAGCTGGACGCCGAAACCGCGAACCTGCGGGCTGCCCTCGACGACGCGGTGCGGGCCGGCGCAGCTGAGGCGGCACACCGGCTGGTGAACGCGCTGGTCTGGTACTGGGTGCTGCGGGGCAGGCTCGGCGAGGCCCGCCGCTCCCTCACCGCCGCACTCGACACCGCAGGCGCGGCTCCCGCCCGGGCCGCCACGGCGACCTGGCGCGCTGCGGTCGCCATGCGGCTCGGTGACGAGAACGGGCGCGCCGAGGCACCCGCGTCCGAGCCCGGGAACAGCCCGGACGAGCGATCCGCGCTCGCCGGTGCGCTCTGGTACGTCGGACACGCCAGCATCGGCTTCGGCCCGGAGGAAGCCAGCCTCGGACCGGTCGACAGGGCGTTGGCGCTGTTCCGGGAGTCGGGCGACCGCTGGGGGATTGCAGCCGCGCTCTGCAGCCGCGCCCGCCAGGCGCTCGGCCGCGGCGACCTCGCCGCGCTGCGCGCCGACGGCGAACACAGCCGCACGTTGTTCCGGGAGCTCGGCGACGGCTGGGGAGAGATGCAGGCCGGCTTCGTCCTCGGCGTGCTCGCGCAGATCACGGGCGACTACGCACGGGCGGCTCGCCTGCACCGCGGCGCCGTCCGCACTGCCGAGGAGCTCGGGATGTGGACCGACGTCTCCGACAACCTCTGCCAGCTCGGCCGCCTCGCGCTGCTCACCGGCGACCTCGCAGGCGCCGAGCGGCTCCACGACCAGGCCCGCAGGCTCGCCGCCGAGCAGGGCTACACGGTCGGCGAGGAGTTCGCCGAGATCGGCATCGCGCTCGGCGCCCGCAGGCGAGGCGACCTCGACCGCGCCGAACCACTGCTCCGCAAATGGCTGCAGTGGGACACGGCGATGCAGTCCGATCCCGGCGCCGCGCTCATACTGGCCGAGCTCGGCTTCATCGCCGAACTGCGGGGGGATGCCGAGTCGGCATCAGCGATCCACACCGAAGGTCTCATCGCCGCGCGCAAGAGCGGCGATCCCCGCGCGGTCGCCCTCGCGCTCGAAGGGCTGGCCGGCGCTCACGCGATCGGCGGAGACCGCGAACGAGCCGCTCGGTTGCTGGCCGAAGCCGCCGCCACCCGGGCCGCCGCGGGTGCGCCCCTGCCGCCCGCGGAGCGCGGCGACGTCGACCGCATCATCACCGCGGTGTCCGCCGCGCCGTGATGGGCGCGACCCACGCCCGTACGAGGCGTGAGTCAGCCCGATACCGTGATCGTCTTGTCGTCGAAGAGGACGGGACGCCCCTCGCCGTCGGACGGGTCGTCCTCGCGGATGCGGACCGTGTACTCGCCCGGCTCGAGGGTCACGGTGAAGGCGAACGGCGCGAAGCGCTGCCCCTCCGCGGTGCTCGTGAACCCCTGCTGGACAAGGGTGCCGCCCCGCAGCACCTCCCAGAGCACGGTGGCCTCGAACACCGCCGCCTCACCGCGCACCGCGACCTGACGGCCGACCCGCGCACCGTCGGCCGGCGAGTCGATCTGCACGAGCGAGCGCAGCGCGTAGGGGTCGCCACGCTCGACGGGCTCGGAGGTGCCGACGGCGCCCCACAGTTCGGGCACCGTCGCCCCGTCGACGAGGATCCGGACGGGGTCGGTCGCCTGCAGCGCTCCCTGCACCGTGAACACCAGTTGCTGCACGGTGAGCTCGGCGAGCTCGGAGCCCATCCGCGCGGGTTGGACACCCGTGAGGTCGACGACGATCGCACCGCCATCCCGCCGGACCGGTCCCCGCAGCGCGGAGCCGGGCGGCCAGTACGTGCGGTAGTCGGGGTCGATGCCGGTCGGGCCCGCGAGCATCTCGCGCACGGCGGCGCTCGCCCGGTCGTCCGTGACGACGGAGTGGAACTCCCGTTGCAGCCGGAGGCCCGCCGGGGTCTCGGCGATGTAGTACACGGGCACCGCGACGCGATCCCGGGGATCCGGCTCGGGCGTCGACGTGCCGGGAGCCGGGCTCGCGGACACGCCGGCCGATGGCACAACCGGTCCTGGTGCGGACGGTCCTGGCGCGGGCCCGCCGCAACCCGTCAGAACCACGAGAAGGACGAGCGCCCATCCGAGCCGCCGTGCCACCCCACCACCTCCGGACGCAGGTTCCCGCGAGCCCCGCACCCCACGCATCCGGCACGCCGAACCCACTCGAGTACCCCGGGTTCCGACGAACGCGCCGTTCGTCGGAACAGGGAGAGCAGATTCAGGCGTCGATCGCGGGGGACGAGGCCTTGGCCCAGTAGCGGCGGGGGATGCGGCCGGCGAGGCGGGCCGCGCGGCCCGCCTCCACCGCGAGGCGCATCGCGTGGGCCATGCGCTCCGGGTCGCCCGCGCGCGTGACGGCGGTGGCGAGGAGGACCGCGTCACACCCCAGCTCCATCGCCTGCGCGGCCTCGGACGCCGTGCCGATGCCGGCGTCCAGCACGACCGGGACGCCTGCCTGCTCGACGATCATCTCGATGTTGTGCGGGTTGCGGATCCCCAGTCCGGTGCCGATCGGCGAGCCGAGCGGCATGACGGCCGCGCACCCGACGCCTTCGAGCTTGCGCGCGAGCACCGGGTCGTCGTTGGTGTAGGGCAGCACGGTGAAGCCGTCGTCCACCAGCTGCTCGGCGGCGTCCAGCAGCTCGATCGGGTCGGGCAGCAGGGTGCGCTCGTCGGCCACGACCTCGAGCTTGACGAGGTCGGTCTCGAGGGCCTCCCGCGCGAGCCGCGCGGTGAGCACGGCCTCCGCGGCCGTGCGGCAGCCCGCCGTGTTGGGCAGGACCTCGATGCCGAGTCGCCGCAGGAGGTCGATCACCCCAGTGCCCGTGACGGCGTCGATCCGGCGCATCGCGACGGTGGTGAGCGTGGTGCCGGACGCCACCAGTGCTCGCTCCAGGATCTCCAAGTTGGAGGCCCCGCCCGTCCCCATGATCAGCCGGGACGAGATCTTGCGGTCCCCCACGAGCAGCGATTCGTCCATGGTCATCCTCCCTGCACCGCCGTCAGCACCTCCAGGCGCGCCCCCTCGGTGAGCGCGACGGACGCCCAGTCGGACCGGCGCACGACCTCGCCGTCGACCGCGACCGCGATCCCGTTCTCGGGAGCGCCGAGCGCGGCGAGCGCATCGCGCACGCGCGCGCCGTCGGCGAGCTCGCGCCGCTCACCATTGATCCACACCTGCACGTGCTACCTCCTCGCGAGCGAAAATCTGGCGGGGTCCGCGGCGCGCACCGGGTCGGGGACGGGGTCACCGCGCAGCAGCGCCAGGACGGCGTCGGCGGTGACGGGCGCGAGCAGCATCCCGTTGCGATGGTGACCGGTGGCCACGAGCAGGCCCTCCGGGCCGATCGCACCGATCAGCGGCAGGTTGTCCGGGCTGCCGGGCCGCAGCCCCGCCGCGCTCTCCACCAGCGCGTACTCGGCGACACCCGGCAGGACCCGCTCGGCGTCCCGCAGCAGGTCGCGCACCCCACCGACCGTGACCTCGGTGTCGAACCCCAGCTCCGCCTGGGTGGCCCCGATGACGAGCCCGCCGTCGTCGCGGGGCACGACGTAGACGGGGCGGCCGTCCACGAGCGCGCGCACCGTGCGCCGCGGTGGCGGGAACGCGCCTGCGCGGTGCGCGATCCGCAGGATCTCGCCCTTGACCGGGCGCACCATGCCGTCGAGCGCGGGGTGCAGCGAACCCGAGTGCGCTCCGGCGGCCACGAGCACGAGGTCCGCCTCGACGTCACCGCCGTCGGTGCGGACCCCGGTGACCCGTGCGCCGTCGTCGAGGACGGCTCGGGCCGCGCGTTCCACGACCGTGACGCCGGCCCGCTCGACAGCGGCGCGCAAGGCTGCGAGCAGCTCGCGGTTGTCGACGGCGAGGTCGTCGGGCACCGAAAGGCCGCCGCGGACGTCCGGGCCGAGCGCGGGCTCCATGCGCCGCAGCTCCCGGCCCGACAGCCGCTGGACGTCCCGGCCGATGCGGCCGAGGAAGTCCGCGAGGGTCTCCAGCTCGGCGCGGTCGCCCGAGCCGGTTGCCGCGACCACGGTGCCGTCGGTGCGCAACCCGGCAGACCTGCCGGCGGCCTCTTCCAGCTCGGCCGCGAATGCGGGCCAGCCGCGGACCGCGGCCTCGCCGAGCTCGAGCAACGCCTCCTCGCCCGGCCACGCCTCCGTGACGGGCGCGAGCATGCCGCCCGCCACCCACGACGCCCCCGACGCGGGCGCCGGGTCGAGCACCGTGACGCGCAGGCCGGCCGCGGCCGCGGCCGCGCGCCACGCACAGGACAGGCCGATCACGCCTGCACCGATCACCGTCAACGAGTTCGACATCATCTCCGCTCCCTGCGCCGGCATGACCCGGATCAGGTTCGACGGTCGGGATCTGTCGGATCCCCTCTCAGCCCGCAGTACGGGCTCCCGTGCGTCACCTGCCATTCACCCTACGCCCCGAGGTGCGCGTCCGCGTAACGTCGCACGACGTGCCTGGCATCGACGGCGCCACCGTGCGCAAGCGACTGGACGACGCCCGCCTCTACCTCTGCACCGGGGCTCGCCGCCGCACCGGCGACCTCGCCGAGTTCGCCGACGCGGCCCTTGCGGGCGGCGTCGACATCGTCCAGCTGCGGGACAAGGGCCCCGACGGTCCCCTCGAAGCCCGCGACGAGCTCGCCGCGCTGGAGATCCTCGCCGAGGTGTGCGCCCGCCACGGCGCCCTGCTCGCCGTGAACGACCGCGCCGACATCGCCCTCGCGGCAGGCGCCGACGTCCTGCACCTCGGCCAGGACGACCTGCCCGTCCGATGGGCCCGGGAGGTGGTGGGCGACGAGGTCGTGATCGGGCGCTCGTCGCACAGCCCGGACGAGACCGCGACCGCGGCCGACGAACCCGGCGTGGACTACTTCTGCGTCGGCCCCTGCTGGCCGACCCCCACGAAGCCCGGCCGCCCGGCCCCCGGCCTCGACCTCGTGCGCACGGTGGCCGGCCGCGCGCCATCGCGGCCGTGGTTCGCGATCGGCGGCATCGACCACGACCGGCTCGACGAGGTGCTCGCGGCGGGCGCAGAGCGCATCGTGGTGGTGCGCGCGATCACCGAAGCTGGGGACCCGCGCGCGGCGGCAGCGGCGTTCGCGGCGAAGCTGCGCCCCTGAGCAGCGGGCTCAGCGCGACCGGAGCGCGCGACGGGCTGCCCACCGCGCCCGGTACCAACGGATCATCCAGAGCCAGCCCAGGTGGTCGCCACGCGGGCGACGGCGGCTGGTCACCACCGGCCTCCGCGTGCTGCGATGGCTCGTCGTTGCGCTCGCGCGGTCGATGGGCGGACTGTGCAGGAACGAGTCGTCCCGCAGGTCGCCGACGAGCACCCAGGCGGAGCCGGCGCGCGTGCCCGACCGCTGCCAGACGCGTTGTCCTGGCGCTGTCCCGATCACGGCGGCGGAGTTCACGAGTACAAGGGTGTCCCTCGGCGGCGCCGGAGTCGTCATGGCTCGCGGGCATCTTCATTACCGGCTGGCTGCAGTGCGGCGGGCAGCCCTGGCAGGGATCCGTGGTTCGCAAGCTGTAAGGATCACGCGACCGTTCCCGAAGATAGCGTCCTCCCGTGCCGGCCACCGTTGCGAGGAGAGCCCGGATCTCCGGGACCGCGGCCGATCTCGTCGCCGTGGCCGGGACGGCGCTGATCGTGGTGGTCGCGGCCGTGGTCGGGCGGGTGCTGCTCGCGAGCGGGACCGACATCCTCCTGCCCTTTCCACCCCTGCTCGCCGAATGGTTGCCCCACGTCGGGCCCGGGACGCCGA encodes:
- a CDS encoding LytR C-terminal domain-containing protein gives rise to the protein MTTPGAGGGPSPLRLGGLGLIGVAVVAAVIGLASMATNGGPATTVAPSADASNVTEAPVTAPPPAEPVPTDAAGVPIPSFTEPAPGEPAPGAVPPPGEPAPGAMPPPGEPAPGAVPPGAPAPAPAAPGAEVPPGAPAPQAAPDPGAAPAPDAPGAPAPAPAPGAAPAPQQDPGAPAPQQAPAPAPSGGGGEPMAAPAPAPSGGGGGDARTGGTTAGRSGGGTSATRLPLRVYNNSTISGLATRAAEDFRNAGWPIDEIGNYPQGVIPTTTVYYRPGTNEEAPAKALAEQFGMRVNSRFEGLQHATPGIIVIVTNDYGRR
- a CDS encoding nitroreductase family deazaflavin-dependent oxidoreductase gives rise to the protein MTTYPWDDHGRVTDSPDRSVAEHVERYLATEGRDGYLEGGVPNLVLTTIGRRSGATRRTALFFGRDADRYVLVASGSAVSARHPQWYLNVEAHPEVHVQVRAEKFLARADTVTGAERQRLWRAMTTLAPIYHRYEALTPREIPVVVLTRLPAAP
- a CDS encoding DUF3263 domain-containing protein, producing the protein MESATQPSGRVPAGGAAGALDRREREILAFEGQWWKYAGAKEQAIRELFDMSATRYYQVLNALVDKPEALAVDPLLVKRLRRLRASRQRTRAARRLGIEPW
- a CDS encoding BTAD domain-containing putative transcriptional regulator; protein product: MRFGVLGPLAVWTVGGDPVRIVETKVRALLAHLLLDPGRPVSADALIEHLWGGSPPADPAAALRTRVSQLRRALGKELVGYSPAGYLLRVDGDAVDAGRFEALVGKARAADDPGARADLLTEALALWRGPAFADVADEPFARAAVVRLEEQRLAAVEEQAEARLELGEHDALAAELAGVVARHPLRERLRAVHLLALYRAGRQGDALTDYDELRTRLADELGASPGPELAALHQAILRQDPVLEAAAPVAPSRVPVPFTQLIGREDAVGEVRALLAGGRLVTLVGPGGVGKTRLALEAAHPPDVVHVVELAALPPGEDAACTLAEVVATALGIRDDGAGAGSPVTRLADALSHRRMLLVLDNCEHVAAPLAGLVDELLRAAPGLRVLATSREPLGLAGERLYLVPPLDVPEDGGDERPESLLAFSAVRLFVARAAAAAPGFVLDEHTAGAVTAICRRLDGLPLALELAATRVRGLGVHELARRLDQRFQLLAAGRRGGPSRQQSLRAVIDWSWELLTTDERVVLRRLAVHVDGCTLAAAEAVSADEVVPAGSVVGVLVRLVDRSLVSVVEGPDGPRYRLLESVGAYCVERLREAGEAEHVRERHRRHYTALAERIAPQLRGAGQGQGLRQLDAETANLRAALDDAVRAGAAEAAHRLVNALVWYWVLRGRLGEARRSLTAALDTAGAAPARAATATWRAAVAMRLGDENGRAEAPASEPGNSPDERSALAGALWYVGHASIGFGPEEASLGPVDRALALFRESGDRWGIAAALCSRARQALGRGDLAALRADGEHSRTLFRELGDGWGEMQAGFVLGVLAQITGDYARAARLHRGAVRTAEELGMWTDVSDNLCQLGRLALLTGDLAGAERLHDQARRLAAEQGYTVGEEFAEIGIALGARRRGDLDRAEPLLRKWLQWDTAMQSDPGAALILAELGFIAELRGDAESASAIHTEGLIAARKSGDPRAVALALEGLAGAHAIGGDRERAARLLAEAAATRAAAGAPLPPAERGDVDRIITAVSAAP
- a CDS encoding SDR family oxidoreductase; translated protein: MNGYTGKKAVVTGGTHGMGLGIVTALLDGGAEVVLTGRSEKTLEEARIALAGRAAHVVRADAADPAAIDALGLLVGETLGQVDAVFVNHGLAEVDEPLEDVTPAAFDRQFAVNTRGVFFTVQRLAPLVRDGGAFVFTTVANGKVFPGMSVYSGSKDAVRAFAKVFAAEFLPRRIRVNSVAPGFIKTPTMGVAGMTDAERVAFEEQGSVLTPLQRTGTIEEVARAALFLAFDATFTTAAELPVDGGWGQGITAPEQG
- a CDS encoding thiazole synthase: MTMDESLLVGDRKISSRLIMGTGGASNLEILERALVASGTTLTTVAMRRIDAVTGTGVIDLLRRLGIEVLPNTAGCRTAAEAVLTARLAREALETDLVKLEVVADERTLLPDPIELLDAAEQLVDDGFTVLPYTNDDPVLARKLEGVGCAAVMPLGSPIGTGLGIRNPHNIEMIVEQAGVPVVLDAGIGTASEAAQAMELGCDAVLLATAVTRAGDPERMAHAMRLAVEAGRAARLAGRIPRRYWAKASSPAIDA
- the thiS gene encoding sulfur carrier protein ThiS is translated as MQVWINGERRELADGARVRDALAALGAPENGIAVAVDGEVVRRSDWASVALTEGARLEVLTAVQGG
- the thiO gene encoding glycine oxidase ThiO, with product MMSNSLTVIGAGVIGLSCAWRAAAAAAGLRVTVLDPAPASGASWVAGGMLAPVTEAWPGEEALLELGEAAVRGWPAFAAELEEAAGRSAGLRTDGTVVAATGSGDRAELETLADFLGRIGRDVQRLSGRELRRMEPALGPDVRGGLSVPDDLAVDNRELLAALRAAVERAGVTVVERAARAVLDDGARVTGVRTDGGDVEADLVLVAAGAHSGSLHPALDGMVRPVKGEILRIAHRAGAFPPPRRTVRALVDGRPVYVVPRDDGGLVIGATQAELGFDTEVTVGGVRDLLRDAERVLPGVAEYALVESAAGLRPGSPDNLPLIGAIGPEGLLVATGHHRNGMLLAPVTADAVLALLRGDPVPDPVRAADPARFSLARR
- a CDS encoding Gmad2 immunoglobulin-like domain-containing protein; this translates as MSASPAPGTSTPEPDPRDRVAVPVYYIAETPAGLRLQREFHSVVTDDRASAAVREMLAGPTGIDPDYRTYWPPGSALRGPVRRDGGAIVVDLTGVQPARMGSELAELTVQQLVFTVQGALQATDPVRILVDGATVPELWGAVGTSEPVERGDPYALRSLVQIDSPADGARVGRQVAVRGEAAVFEATVLWEVLRGGTLVQQGFTSTAEGQRFAPFAFTVTLEPGEYTVRIREDDPSDGEGRPVLFDDKTITVSG
- a CDS encoding peptide deformylase — its product is MSVRPIRIIGDPVLHRPTRPVDTFDDALKTLVEDMFDTMAAAEGVGLAANQIGVDLRLFVYDCPDEETRTRVRGVVVNPVLETSERPEVMPDPDDDEEGCLSVPAEQFPTGRADWARVTGVDADGKPVEVEGRGFLARCLQHETDHLDGLLYIDRLVGRHQRAAKKMLKRNGWGVPGLYWDPATQDAEDV